The Candidatus Sphingomonas colombiensis genome contains the following window.
ACGCGCCGCTGATGCCGATGTCGTCGCCTATGCCGTGAAGAAAGGCGATTTGCCCGCGCTCGCGTTGCCCGGTGTCGATGCCCCCGCTCGCGCGGTGCTCGCTGCCGCGGCCACGGGCCAGCGCTTTGAGGGCGAGCCCGGAACAGTCGCCGAAGCCTATGTCGGCGAGGGGCAGGGAGTTACGCGTGTGCTGCTGCTCGGTGTGGGCGATGGCGACGATGCTTCCTATGAGCGTGCGGGCGGCGGGCTGACGGCGAAACTGATCACCTCCGGCGTCACCGGCGTGACGGTGGATCTCGCCGGTAGCGAAGCCAGCGCGGTTGCCGCCGCGCGGCTGGCAGCCGGCGCTGCTCAGCGCGGCTGGCGTTTCGATGAATATCGCACGCGCCTGCTGGAAAAATCGAAGGCGACGCTCACGACGGTAACGATCGCCGGTGCGCCGAACGGCAGCGAGGAAGCGTGGCGCGAACGCGACGCGGTGACGCAGGGGCTGGCGCTGACCCGTACACTCGTCACGCTACCGGCCAATATCCTTTATCCCGAAAGCTTCGTCGAGCGCGTCATCGCCGACACCCAGGGCCTCGGGCTGGAGATCGAGGTGCTCGACGAGCCCGCGATGAAGAAGCTCGGCATGGGCTCGTTGCTCGGCGTGTCGCAGGGGTCGCGCCGCGCCCCCCGTTTGCTCGCGATCCGCTGGAACGGTGCGGGGGCGGGCGATCCGGCGCTGGCGCTGATCGGCAAGGGCGTCACGTTCGATACCGGCGGCATCTCGATCAAGCCCGCCGCCGGCATGGAAGACATGAAGTGGGACATGGGCGGCGCGGGCGCGGTCGCGGGCGCGATGAAGACGCTGGCGCTGCGCAAGGCGAAGGCCAACGTCATCGGCATTTGCGGCCTCGTCGAGAACATGCCCGACGGCAATGCGCAGCGTCCGGGCGACGTAGTTACCTCCATGTCCGGCCAGACGATCGAGGTGATCAACACCGATGCCGAAGGGCGACTGGTGCTGTGCGACTGCATCACCTGGGCGCAGAAAACGCATAAGGTGAAGACGATCGTGGATCTCGCGACGCTGACCGGCGCGATGATCATCAGCCTTGGCAGTGAATTCGGCGGCCTGTTCGCGAACGACGACACCCTCGCCGACCAGCTGCTGGGCGCCGGCAAGGCGAGCGGAGACCAATTGTGGCGCTTCCCGCTCGGCGATGCGTATAACAAGCTGATCGACAGCCCTATCGCCGACATGAAGAACGTCGGCCCGCGTGGCGCCGGATCGATCACGGCAGCCCAATTCCTCCAGCGTTTCGTCGATGACGGCGTGAAATGGGCGCATCTCGACATCGCCGGCATGGTGTGGGCCGACAAGGATGGGCCGACCTGGGGCAAGGGCGCGACGGGCTATGGCGTGCGATTGCTCGATCGTTTCGTCGCGGACAATTTCGAGGGCTGATGCCGGAGAAGTCATGCAGGTCGATTTCTATCACCTGACGACCACGCCGCTTGACCGGGCGTTACCGCAAATCGCCGAGAAGGTGGTGGCGTCCGGCAATCGGCTGCTCATCGTGGCCGCGAGCGAGCCGCAGCGCATCGCGCTCGACCGGCTGCTGTGGAGCTATACGCCCGACAGTTTCCTGCCCCATGCTCAGGCCGGCGCTGGAGACGATGCCGCGCAACCGGTGCTGATCGCTTCTGAAGTCGACCCCGCGAATGGCGCGCGTCACGTCGCGCTGGTTGACGGCATGTGGCGTGAGGAAGCGCTGGCGTTCGAGCGCGCGTTCCATTTCTTCGACGATGAATCGATCGAGGC
Protein-coding sequences here:
- a CDS encoding leucyl aminopeptidase, producing MKIVFAPSRAADADVVAYAVKKGDLPALALPGVDAPARAVLAAAATGQRFEGEPGTVAEAYVGEGQGVTRVLLLGVGDGDDASYERAGGGLTAKLITSGVTGVTVDLAGSEASAVAAARLAAGAAQRGWRFDEYRTRLLEKSKATLTTVTIAGAPNGSEEAWRERDAVTQGLALTRTLVTLPANILYPESFVERVIADTQGLGLEIEVLDEPAMKKLGMGSLLGVSQGSRRAPRLLAIRWNGAGAGDPALALIGKGVTFDTGGISIKPAAGMEDMKWDMGGAGAVAGAMKTLALRKAKANVIGICGLVENMPDGNAQRPGDVVTSMSGQTIEVINTDAEGRLVLCDCITWAQKTHKVKTIVDLATLTGAMIISLGSEFGGLFANDDTLADQLLGAGKASGDQLWRFPLGDAYNKLIDSPIADMKNVGPRGAGSITAAQFLQRFVDDGVKWAHLDIAGMVWADKDGPTWGKGATGYGVRLLDRFVADNFEG
- a CDS encoding DNA polymerase III subunit chi produces the protein MQVDFYHLTTTPLDRALPQIAEKVVASGNRLLIVAASEPQRIALDRLLWSYTPDSFLPHAQAGAGDDAAQPVLIASEVDPANGARHVALVDGMWREEALAFERAFHFFDDESIEAARAAWRGLQAHDGVERRYWKQSDAGRWEQVA